A region from the Aegilops tauschii subsp. strangulata cultivar AL8/78 chromosome 5, Aet v6.0, whole genome shotgun sequence genome encodes:
- the LOC109734039 gene encoding uncharacterized protein isoform X1, translating into MWGRHYWGGRRPSDGAAGAEAGGGVVVMFAWLSSQERHVRAYVDLYAALGWACLVCHSDFITLFMPEKAAVLADRVLTELVKELNIRPVPVVFASFSGGPKGCTYKVLQLIERRCKGQLSLDDYQLVRDCICGQIYDSSPVDFVSDLGTRFLLHPSVLKMPEPPRVLSWMTRGIASGLDTLFTGKFEAQRKEYWETLYSSVHVGPILIFCSEDDELAPCSVVQNFGRRLLELGGDVNLIKWHSSPHVGHYKHHTEEYRAAVTELLMKASALYTSRKRLNDYSVGTSEDSDTPYSSRNLHKTAVSSSDRLGRVSADPANHFFLPSSMEYHESSSEALKPELFNMPSVESAKNPDGVLGKMLYDVCVPKNVEGWDFKLASIDGQRMHFTARQHGTSNATKCIRRSRL; encoded by the exons ATGTGGGGGCGGCACTACTGGGGCGGCCGGCGGCCGAGCGACGGCGCCGCgggtgcggaggccggcggcggcgtggtggtgatgttCGCGTGGCTGTCGAGTCAGGAGCGGCACGTGCGCGCGTACGTGGACCTGTACGCGGCCCTTGGGTGGGCGTGCCTCGTCTGCCACTCCGACTTCATCACCCT GTTTATGCCGGAGAAGGCTGCTGTGCTTGCTGACCGGGTGCTCACGGAGCTCGTTAAG GAACTGAATATTAGACCAGTACCTGTTGTGTTTGCATCCTTTTCGGGAGGACCAAAAGGTTGCACATACAAGGTTCTTCAG CTGATCGAGAGAAGGTGCAAAGGGCAGCTGAGTTTG GATGACTATCAACTTGTACGGGACTGCATATGTGGACAAATATATGACTCGAGTCCTGTAGATTTTGTGAGTGATTTAGGCACCCGCTTTCTCCTTCACCCAAGTGTCCTGAAGATGCCTGAACCTCCACGTGTCTTATCATGGATGACGAGAGGCATTGCCTCGGGTCTAGACACTCTTTTCACTGGCAAGTTTGAAGCACAGCGCAAGGAATATTGGGAGACACTATACTCATCAGTG CATGTTGGCCCAATACTCATATTCTGTTCAGAGGATGATGAACTTGCTCCATGTTCAGTCGTTCAAAATTTTGGACGGCGTCTGCTGGAGCTGGGTGGTGATGTGAATTTAATTAAATGGCACAGCTCTCCGCATGTAG GACATTACAAGCATCACACTGAGGAATACCGAGCTGCAGTGACTGAGCtgctcatgaaggcttcagcgCTTTACACAAGCAGAAAACGACTCAATGACTACAGTGTCGGCACGAGTGAGGACAGTGACACACCTTATTCGTCTCGCAATCTACATAAGACTGCTGTAAGCTCCAGTGATAGGCTAGGGAGGGTTTCAGCTGATCCAGCCAATCATTTCTTCTTACCGAGTTCCATGGAGTACCATGAAAGCAGCAGTGAAGCGCTAAAACCCGAGTTGTTCAACATGCCGAGTGTTGAAAGCGCGAAGAACCCTGATGGCGTGTTGGGGAAGATGCTCTATGATGTATGTGTCCCAAAGAACGTGGAAGGCTGGGACTTCAAGCTTGCATCAATAGATGGGCAGCGTATGCATTTTACTGCTCGTCAGCATGGTACTTCCAATGCAACAAAATGTATACGCCGCTCAAGATTGTAA
- the LOC109734039 gene encoding uncharacterized protein isoform X2 → MWGRHYWGGRRPSDGAAGAEAGGGVVVMFAWLSSQERHVRAYVDLYAALGWACLVCHSDFITLFMPEKAAVLADRVLTELVKELNIRPVPVVFASFSGGPKGCTYKVLQLIERRCKGQLSLDDYQLVRDCICGQIYDSSPVDFVSDLGTRFLLHPSVLKMPEPPRVLSWMTRGIASGLDTLFTGKFEAQRKEYWETLYSSVHVGPILIFCSEDDELAPCSVVQNFGRRLLELGGDVNLIKWHSSPHDITSITLRNTELQ, encoded by the exons ATGTGGGGGCGGCACTACTGGGGCGGCCGGCGGCCGAGCGACGGCGCCGCgggtgcggaggccggcggcggcgtggtggtgatgttCGCGTGGCTGTCGAGTCAGGAGCGGCACGTGCGCGCGTACGTGGACCTGTACGCGGCCCTTGGGTGGGCGTGCCTCGTCTGCCACTCCGACTTCATCACCCT GTTTATGCCGGAGAAGGCTGCTGTGCTTGCTGACCGGGTGCTCACGGAGCTCGTTAAG GAACTGAATATTAGACCAGTACCTGTTGTGTTTGCATCCTTTTCGGGAGGACCAAAAGGTTGCACATACAAGGTTCTTCAG CTGATCGAGAGAAGGTGCAAAGGGCAGCTGAGTTTG GATGACTATCAACTTGTACGGGACTGCATATGTGGACAAATATATGACTCGAGTCCTGTAGATTTTGTGAGTGATTTAGGCACCCGCTTTCTCCTTCACCCAAGTGTCCTGAAGATGCCTGAACCTCCACGTGTCTTATCATGGATGACGAGAGGCATTGCCTCGGGTCTAGACACTCTTTTCACTGGCAAGTTTGAAGCACAGCGCAAGGAATATTGGGAGACACTATACTCATCAGTG CATGTTGGCCCAATACTCATATTCTGTTCAGAGGATGATGAACTTGCTCCATGTTCAGTCGTTCAAAATTTTGGACGGCGTCTGCTGGAGCTGGGTGGTGATGTGAATTTAATTAAATGGCACAGCTCTCCGCAT GACATTACAAGCATCACACTGAGGAATACCGAGCTGCAGTGA